Proteins found in one Magnolia sinica isolate HGM2019 chromosome 5, MsV1, whole genome shotgun sequence genomic segment:
- the LOC131246888 gene encoding cytochrome P450 78A5-like: MKIHLLANLCLLAVCFGVTDHASWPHFLLFFSLCFLLTYLISSWLIPGGSAWRVAHENFTAIRGPIGWPLLGSIPIMGPLAHRKLAALSAALDAKRLMALTLGSTRVIISSHPDTAKEILCGHSFSDRPIKETARLLMFDRAIGFAPSGEYWRSLRRIAAANMFSPRRIANLEGLRQRAVHEILASVWKEMEVRGVVQLREMLQMASLTSVIGSVFGSSFCLQGEELGLMVKEGYDLIGKFNWGDYLPLGFLDFHGVRKRCHDLTVRIESLVGRIIEERRIEGGCKRDDFLSVLLTLPEDERLSDSDMVAVLWEMVFRGTDTVAILMEWIMARMVLHPDIQAKAQQELDTFVGSSRHVQDSDIPNLPYLQAIVKEVLRMHPPGPLLSWARLAIHDVHVGKYFVPAGTTAMVNMWAITHDGSIWKDPSAFRPERFLEEEVSVMGSDLRLAPFGSGRRVCPGKALGLTTVHMWLARLLHQFTWLPFKTIDLSECLRLSLEMKKPLRCCAVPRNPISFQG; the protein is encoded by the exons ATGAAAATCCATTTGCTAGCTAACCTTTGCCTTTTAGCCGTTTGTTTCGGGGTCACTGATCATGCTTCATGGCCtcacttcctcctcttcttctctctctgctTTCTCCTTACTTATCTCATCAGTTCTTGGCTGATACCTGGTGGGTCTGCATGGCGTGTGGCCCATGAAAATTTTACAGCAATTCGCGGTCCAATCGGGTGGCCCCTGCTGGGCAGCATCCCTATAATGGGCCCGCTTGCACACCGTAAATTGGCTGCACTCTCGGCAGCGCTTGATGCGAAGCGCCTCATGGCACTTACTCTGGGCTCCACACGTGTGATCATCAGCAGCCACCCTGACACTGCTAAAGAGATCCTATGCGGGCACTCCTTCTCTGACCGTCCGATAAAGGAGACTGCCCGGCTGCTGATGTTTGATCGTGCGATTGGGTTCGCTCCTTCCGGGGAGTACTGGAGGAGCCTTCGAAGGATTGCCGCTGCCAACATGTTCTCTCCCAGAAGAATTGCTAACCTGGAGGGTCTGCGACAGCGTGCGGTACATGAGATTCTGGCAAGTGTTTGGAAGGAAATGGAGGTGAGAGGAGTAGTGCAGTTGAGAGAgatgttgcaaatggcttctttGACAAGTGTTATTGGGAGTGTATTTGGGAGCTCTTTTTGTTTGCAAGGAGAGGAGTTGGGATTGATGGTTAAAGAAGGCTATGATCTTATTGGGAAATTCAACTGGGGGGACTATCTCCcacttgggtttttggatttTCATGGGGTGAGGAAAAGGTGTCACGATTTGACGGTTAGGATCGAGAGTTTGGTGGGCCGGATCATAGAGGAGAGGAGAATAGAGGGAGGATGCAAGAGAGATGATTTCTTGAGTGTCCTGCTCACGTTGCCTGAGGATGAGCGGTTAAGCGATTCCGATATGGTCGCAGTGCTGTGG GAAATGGTATTCCGAGGAACGGACACCGTTGCCATCCTCATGGAGTGGATCATGGCCAGGATGGTCCTACACCCAGACATCCAAGCCAAAGCCCAACAAGAGCTCGACACGTTTGTCGGCAGTTCCAGGCACGTGCAGGACTCGGACATCCCCAACCTTCCGTACCTTCAAGCTATTGTTAAGGAAGTCCTTCGGATGCATCCGCCGGGTCCACTCCTCTCGTGGGCCCGCCTCGCAATACATGATGTCCACGTGGGCAAGTACTTTGTGCCAGCTGGTACAACTGCTATGGTGAACATGTGGGCCATTACTCACGACGGGTCCATTTGGAAGGACCCGTCGGCCTTCAGACCTGAGCGGTTTCTGGAAGAGGAGGTGAGTGTGATGGGGTCAGATCTACGGCTAGCCCCGTTCGGGTCCGGACGAAGGGTATGCCCCGGCAAGGCACTGGGTCTGACGACGGTGCACATGTGGCTGGCGAGGCTGCTTCACCAATTCACCTGGCTTCCCTTCAAGACGATTGATCTATCGGAATGCCTTCGCCTCTCCCTTGAAATGAAGAAGCCACTGCGTTGCTGCGCCGTTCCACGAAATCCCATCTCGTTTCAGGGATGA